tttccttttctttcgaTCTGCATCTCGGGAGAGGGCCGGCCGCGGATGCAGAGGTGAGGTCGACGGGAGCCCAGCAAAACAGGAGGATAGCACACGGATAACTGAGAGCCTTGAATCTTCCTCATTATTAACGCGCTGGCCGGCCGAAAAGTATAGACACAGCCCAGCCAGCCAAAGATGACCGACCACCGCCCGAACACGAGCCCACTCAAACAAAAcccatctcctcctccctccgtattctattcctcctcctcctcgtctctCTCCAGCACTGACTTTCTTCGAATCCCTCGCCCCCCTCTGCTCTGTTAGCCCCGTGCTGCCATCCATTGCGGGGCTGCGATCCTGCGCCGGTGCTGGCACCTGGTAATCAGCAGGAGCACCGCCGTCCGGCGCATCGGATTAGGGTGTCCCAGGTGAGGAGAGCTCATGTTCCCTGTTCTCTTCCATTGGAATTTAGAATTTCGAGTTCTGGGGATTTGCGAGGACGACAATGGCTCTTTGCCGGAGGTAAGATGGGTTTCTTTTGAAAATTGGTGTTCATAAGTTCAATTTCCTCCCAACCAAACGAAACGAAACGAAACGAAACGCGGCATCCTCTCCTCTGAGATCTCCgccgccggcagcggccatccgGGTTTGGGGCCGCAAAGGCAAGGCCTTCATTGAGCTTTATCTCGCTGCCCATGTCCCTCGATGCGGGTGAGATTTAGATTTTACTAGGAGCGTGCAGAAAGTGGGAAAGTTAAGAGCTTTATTGAGTTCGCCCTCAGATTGGATCCAAGCGCGTGACTTCTTACTGTAACTGTTGTAAAAATAACCCGGGTTAAACATGATGCCTTTGTGTCTGTTCGATCTTTGGGATCAGTTTTGTGTGCATTCCAGTACTAGATTCTGCTTTTCTGTGACCGATCTGGTTGATTGAGGAAAGGAGCGTTGTTTGTTTGGCAGATTTGAAAGGCTGAAGTTACCCTTTGTTGGAAAAGGCTCGCCATAGAGCTAGGACATGGACATGGCATTGCCGATTGTGAATGCCACCACAGCAGCGCTTGCTCGTGTCTCAGCTGCATTCAACGCTCCTCTTGCCCGCGCCGTCGTCTTCGGGGTTCATATCGATGGTGATCCTCTTCTACTCATCAACAAATAATGTGTGATTTCATGATGGTGGTGGTATAGTTTTTGACATCTTGAGGTGGTGTCATTGATTCAGGTCATTTGGTTGTGGAAGGACTTCTTATTGCCGTCATAGTGTTTCAGCTTTCCAGGAAGAGCTACAAACCTCCAAAGAAGCCACTTAGCGAGAAGGTAGAGTGTTTTTTATCCTTTGTTCGCAGTTTGCTAAAGTTAATAAGCACTGGTTTTTGTTTCATGAAATATTTAGTTAACAGTTTGCATTTTAATCTCCGCAGGAGGTTGATGAGCTATGTGATGAATGGGAACCAGAACCTTTATGTCCTCCAGTCAAGGAGAGGTCTCATATTGACCCAGCAATCTTAGAAAGGTCTGTGTGGCTTATTGGTTTGTTAATATGGAACagtatttttgaatttatttTTCTGTCTGTGTCTGTGCAATTACAAGGAAGCGTAACCAGTGTGCACTCCTACAAGTTTTATGAATAACTGTAAACTCCCTAGCGTTAGCATTACTCTGTCTGAAGTACTTCCTACCATACAATATATCTTACGGTTTTCTTTTCCTTGGTTACTGTTTAAGTATctacaaaagaaataaaaacagtGGAAGATAACCTCTCACAGTAGTATCTGCAGATGATATGATTTTGTTTAATTTAAGCTCATCATCGGCAGATGTCCTTTTTTAGAGAACCGTTGGCAGCTACCATTCTAGAGATTGTTTGTATGTGGTTGTTAATCTATTCTAGTTCCATTTGCTTTGATCCATGGAATATGAAATGCAAATAATTACAACATGAGCAAGTTACAATTACAGGATGTGTGTAGTCGCTGGACATCTATATTCTGTCCTTTATTTGTGGGGGATATATAATCAGTCCTGACTTTTGAGGGTCATAATTAACACTGCTATCTGTATTTTTTTGATACAGTGCTGCTGGACCACATACGACCATCGAGGGGAAAGAAGTTGTAAACTTTGCATCAGCAAACTACCTTGGTTTAATTGGCAACGAGAAACTTATTGTAAGAGAGAACTCTAATATTTGACAGTATTTTCGACAGCTATATATTAGTCTGGAATTTCTGATCGATGAGTGAATTGTAGGATTCTTGTGTTGGTTCATTGGAGAAATATGGTGTTGGATCCTGTGGTCCACGTGGCTTCTATGGAACAATTGGTTTGTATATTCTTTGTTCATGTTCATAGCCAATTACCTCTATTGCAAATATAAAGGAGCTGACTTTCTTAATGTGGAACACTTGCAGATGTCCACCTTGACTGCGAAGCAAAAATAGCCAATTTCCTGGGAACACCGGACTCCATTCTGTATTCGTATGGGATATCTACCATATTCAGTGTTATACCTGCCTTTTGTAAGAAAGGAGATATCATAGTGGCGTGAGTCATCCTTCATTTTCCTGTTTTGAGAACGTTTTTATATATTTGAAAATAACATAGTACCTTCAGGCATCATTGTTCTTGCCTTTTCAGTTTCACAGCTTATACCTCACTAATACTTTGCACTGGATATCCTTTTTTCAAGTTAAAACTGAAGCAATTTTTGTATGTGCATTGCAGTGATGAGGGTGTTCACTGGGCAGTGCAAAATGGTCTCTATCTATCGAGAAGTACTGTTGTTTATTTCAAGCACAATGATATGGCTTCACTCGCTAGCACTTTGGAAAAACTTACTCGCGGAAACAAACGTACCGAGAAGATTAGACGCTACATTGTTGTGGAATCTATCTACCAGGTGTGCTACCTTTCATGGTTGTTTTCTGTTAGATAAGTGTAGGTTTTTTCTTATTGTGGAGGTTTTCAACACTAAATATTGATCTTGATTGTAAACACATGAAATACGTTAGATGACCTTCGGATGAAACCCCCTCTTGTGGTGACTGCAGAATTCTGGTCAAATCGCCCCCTTGGATGAGATAGTCAAATTGAAGGAGAAATATCTGTTCCGTGTAATTCTGGAGGAGAGTCATTCGTTTGGTGTGCTTGGCAAGTCTGGGCGGGGCCTTGCCGAACATTATGGTGTACCGGTGAGTGCTTTGCTGTTTACTCCTAGTGTTAAAGAAAAAACTTTGCTGCAACACTACTTCTTGCCATGTTCTTTCTATTTCTGAGATTTTCCTTGCATTGTGCAGATTGACAAAATTGATATCATCACTGCCGGAATGGGAAATGCATTAGCTACTGATGGTGGCTTCTGTACAGGAAGTGCCAGAGTTGTTGATCATCAGGTAGATGCAATTTCAGATTAGTGGAACATCGATTGATATAACCAGAACTGTGTTAAATATTTTGAGCTTTGAATGACCAAGGAGTTACATTTTTGCAGCGTCTAAGCAGCGCTGGCTATGTTTTCTCTGCCTCTCTGCCACCCTATCTTGCAAGTGCCGCAGTTTCTGCTGTAAACTACCTGGAGGAGAATCCTTCAGTTCTCGCTAACCTAAGGAGCAATGTTGCTCTTCTGCATACAGGTAAAGATGTTTCTCTTGGCATTTAACTGCTAGTTGTGGAATTAGATATGCAAACcatgatatatactccctccgtctcaaaataagtgtcttggTTTTAGTTcattttagttcaaatttgaactaaaacacAACACTTATTTTGGGGTGGAGGGAGTATGTGTGAAGTACAGTCAGGCATGCCACAACATGCTTGTTAGCTAGCTGCCCCTGGTCACCACCTTGATTCCTTTTATGTATGTGATCGCAGGACTGTCAGATACACCAGGACTTGAGATTTCTAGCCATGTCCTGTCACCGATCGTCTTCCTTAAGCTGAAGAAATCGACGGGTTCTCTGGCCACTGACCTAGATCTTCTTGAAACCATTGCCGAGCAGGTAAGTTCAGATGGACTCTGACTAGACTTCCAGTTGCACTTTACATCAACTTTCATAAGCACACGTTCACACGCCTTTCCTCCAACAGGTTTTGAAGGAAGATTCAGTTTTCATTGTGGCCTCGAAGAGGTCAACTCTGGACAGATGCAAGCTCCCCGTCGGAATCCGGCTGTTCGTTTCAGCTGGTCACACTGAATCGGACATCTCCAAAGCGTGTTCATCCTTGAAGAGGATTTCCGCGTCGGTTCTTTCAGATCACGTTTGAGCCTGGTTTCCCTTCCAATATGACGAGGGCTTGGAGGTTTTTGACGCCGTGTGTACACTAAAGGCTGATTGCGTGTTTGGTAAATGTACATAACAGTTATGTACATTTCTGGATTTCATGAGTTCCATATGTTGTTGTCGCCCATACCTGCTAGTGAAAATTTTGTAAACGCTGTGGTTAGTGATGATCAGTTGTGCTGTACATTTGACTAATTTCCATGTTGTAAACTAGGCATATATGTCTTCAGTGTCCTGGGTACTTGAATACACATGCATACAGCCATCATTTTTCTCGGAAAACgataagagcaactctagcagactcccAAGATGAAAAGAAACTCTGTTATAAAGGACATACTGTAAAATTACAGTCTAGCGGATTCTCTAAAGCGAACTCCCTAAATTATTTGAAGGGCACTTCAAATCCAACCCGTTAGCCTGCATATTTGGAGGAAGGGAAGGAGATTTTGGAGCGCACTCTATCCTGAAGAGTTTTGGCGCTAGCGATatttcctctccccctctttcttcctgtcagctactccctccgttccataatagaTAActtaactttgtactaactttgtactaaaattagtgtaaagttgggtcatctattttggaacggagggagtacgtcacTGCAATTGTTGCGCCGCCTCCAGCTGCCTCCACCGACGACTCCATGGCGAAGGGCACGGTGAACCGAAACAAGAAGGTGAACACTCTCACGCACCCCATCCGGGTGTCTACCCCTCCTCCGTACATCCCTCTGACCCAACTACCGCGCAGACGATGATGAACATCGACACCAAGCACGTGTTCAACGAAATGTCATGCGCAGACGATGATGAACATCGATACCAAGCACGTGTTCAACGAAATGTCATGTTGATAAAAAACGGTTTCCCTTTGTACTTTGGTTTTTAGGTTCACTAGATGACTCGTTGCGCCAATGGCGCAAAGGCCGAGAGGGAGCCAAGTATTGTGAGAATATTTAAACACCCAAGTCGAAAACCAAATGTGGCCGACACTCCCACATCCTCTGCTTGGAAGCCGCCTTTTCTCACCGGATCTTACATAGATACATGATTCTTCAAGACCAAATTTCAGAGAAAATATAAAGCATGCAAGGCTTTAAGTTGTACTATTGAGACCATACCACCATATCTTCATTTAGTTTTTTTGGAAATCTAAAGGTCTAAGAGGATGGTACATGTGAGAAGATGTGAATCCACAACAAAAAACTAAACTAACTTCCAAACAAAAATTTCAAGTTTGGAAGCCACAAAGAAGCAGCCCAGATCTCTCGTTGTATTGCATGTACATGTCCTTAATCCTGCATCCACATCCCATAATTTTTTAACACCTAAATCCACGAAAACCAACCGAAGGAAATCATGGCAGAAACATGCGCCGTAGCTTACGTCTCCAAGAAGGACTTCTTGGCATTATTGTGCAGGTTGGACACAGCAATCCTCGCTGTAAGCTGCAGAAAAACCACACATGCACCTTTCTTCACCTTGCCCTTGGGGAGGAGGGGGGCAACACTTGCAGCGTGGTGACAAGGCTTTGTGAACGCCGCCGGCGAGAGCGCGCAGCAGAGGGCGTCGAGAGTGGCAGCTGCCTCCACCTCAGCGCGAGCTTAGTGGCCGCGCGACTCGAGGCAGCACACGAAGCGGTGGAGCATTACGCTATGCACAGATGTGTAGGCAAGTAACAAAGATTGGTCAAAGGAAAACAAATTATCCAAAAGAAGAAAGGTTTTATATATTTTCAGCGTACCCAGCCATAAAATCAGATGCTTCTTGATTAACAAAATGAACACACAATTAAGCGGGCATAGGAGGTGTACAATCATGTACTGACAAAAATCAGAGGGGTTAGATTATGTTCAAATGAGATAAATCATCAAGGTTCCAATGATAGAAAACGTTGGGCCCGATGCACTGATTAATGTTATAGCACACAAGCAAGCTAGACATCTTCGTCTGGAGCGAATACTTTCTTCTTCTTATATTATCAAAGGTGTCTGAAAGTATGAAGACTGGAATCAAAAAATAACAGGAGACAAAACATAAGTAAGCACTCATTGCAATGTACCTGATCAATCAGTATTAGGTTGTGAAACAAGGGCAGGCAAAAAGAAATGAAAAATAATTTGATAATTGATGTAGCCTTACTATACCGGCCATTGAAATGAATCACCAACCAAGATCTTTAATTTTTTGATGAATGCTTGTTGGGTTCTAAAGAACGGTGAAAGGAACCTTAGCAGAAGACGATGCCTATCCATTGGTTTTACAACTTCCGTCAAACTACATTAGCATGATATCTATGTGAGGTTCACGCATTCAAAAATATGGCCAGCTATAATCCTATGGTCTGTAATTCTACAGAACCAGATAAATGTTTTGGAATGGCTAAAGATAACAAGAAAAACAAAATTAGTAAATTTCGGCCAACAAAGCAGAAGTCCGGGATTACTGATTTGGTGTCAGCCTATTTCTTAAATCACAAAGTAGCATGGCTAGACAACCTTTCTTTGAGCAAAGTGAGCATAACAGCCACCCATTAAATGCAGTTATGAAGGAAAATTGGCAACCTAACTATAATTGCATAACAACTTATTTTCCAGCAGAAACTACATCATTTCATAGGCCAACCTGGAAGCAAGGATTCACCTTAAATGAAGAAGGAAGCCGAACACACCCACATTATAGCAGCAACAAGGGAACTTCCAAGAATTTATAGACTACAAAAACTCACAGAAACTCCACTATGTGGGACAAACTCACAATTGGTGAGGTTGGTGAGCAATTGCACAGGGACACGGTTAAGCAAGCAAACTCAAGAACCTGATTCTAAAAATTGGCAAGCGTGAGATATTACAATTGGCGAGTGTGAAATATTAGATGCTAAGCAGGCAAATTCAAGAAGATGATTCTAACAACTACCTCTAGGAAAGTAGTCTAGAATTCATGTACATGTGGTGTTCTCTGAATAACTGAGAAAAACAGAGGAAACAATAGAAGACGGTAAGAAATAATTTTATATTGCATAATAAGAATACTTAATGAAGCATTGGGGCATAAGAATACATAAATGACTCCATGGTCAACTCTTTAGCAAGATCTGCACTTCAATCCAAAAGTAAGAGATGTCTGTTGCTGATCAGTTGCTAAACGATGAAACATTCATACGGACATTATCACCCACTAACTGGTAAACTGGCACACAAAATACACATGCACAAGGTAATGGCTCTATGGGCGTCAAAAACATCACCGATCCATACCTGCACACGAATTGATGAACAAAGGTGAGGACACGCGTGGCTGGCAAGGCAGGAGGAAGCATTGGCAGGTAAGGAGGGAACTGCAACCAAGGGAACCATAGAGAACATCAGTGGCGGGCACAACAATGGAAGAAATTGAATAAGCTAATTCTTTTAGTGTTCAGAAGTACCGTACAAAATAACCAAATGCCACCACTAATTCTTTAGCATGTACCATAATCAAGCGTCA
This genomic window from Aegilops tauschii subsp. strangulata cultivar AL8/78 chromosome 4, Aet v6.0, whole genome shotgun sequence contains:
- the LOC109741721 gene encoding long chain base biosynthesis protein 1a; this encodes MDMALPIVNATTAALARVSAAFNAPLARAVVFGVHIDGHLVVEGLLIAVIVFQLSRKSYKPPKKPLSEKEVDELCDEWEPEPLCPPVKERSHIDPAILESAAGPHTTIEGKEVVNFASANYLGLIGNEKLIDSCVGSLEKYGVGSCGPRGFYGTIDVHLDCEAKIANFLGTPDSILYSYGISTIFSVIPAFCKKGDIIVADEGVHWAVQNGLYLSRSTVVYFKHNDMASLASTLEKLTRGNKRTEKIRRYIVVESIYQNSGQIAPLDEIVKLKEKYLFRVILEESHSFGVLGKSGRGLAEHYGVPIDKIDIITAGMGNALATDGGFCTGSARVVDHQRLSSAGYVFSASLPPYLASAAVSAVNYLEENPSVLANLRSNVALLHTGLSDTPGLEISSHVLSPIVFLKLKKSTGSLATDLDLLETIAEQVLKEDSVFIVASKRSTLDRCKLPVGIRLFVSAGHTESDISKACSSLKRISASVLSDHV